In the Theobroma cacao cultivar B97-61/B2 chromosome 1, Criollo_cocoa_genome_V2, whole genome shotgun sequence genome, one interval contains:
- the LOC18613506 gene encoding nuclear transcription factor Y subunit B-4, whose translation MTDKIGIDSDREDHSYSFAGAGGVSGEDGIVKEQDQLLPIANVGRIMKQILPPNAKISKEAKETMQECVSEFISFVTGEASDKCHKEKRKTVNGDDICWALATLGFDNYAEQLKRYLHRYRDQEGERVNQNRAGNHEEKQETSNYRSELPRRSAVPSNPLKFNAIDRSSSLSRPF comes from the coding sequence ATGACTGATAAAATAGGAATTGATTCAGATAGAGAAGATCATAGCTACAGCTTTGCAGGCGCTGGTGGTGTCTCAGGAGAGGATGGCATCGTGAAGGAACAAGATCAGTTGCTTCCGATCGCTAACGTTGGGCGAATCATGAAGCAGATTCTACCTCCTAACGCAAAGATCTCCAAAGAAGCTAAAGAAACCATGCAAGAATGTGTATCCGAGTTTATTAGCTTTGTCACTGGAGAAGCATCTGACAAGTGTCACAAGGAAAAGCGTAAAACTGTTAATGGGGATGACATTTGTTGGGCACTTGCAACTCTAGGGTTTGATAACTACGCTGAGCAATTAAAAAGGTATTTGCATAGGTATAGGGATCAGGAAGGAGAAAGAGTTAACCAGAACAGGGCTGGCAACCATGAAGAAAAGCAAGAAACATCAAATTACAGAAGTGAACTGCCAAGGAGATCTGCAGTTCCCTCAAACCCATTGAAGTTCAATGCTATTGACAGGAGCAGCTCTCTCTCCAGGCCGTTTTGA
- the LOC18613508 gene encoding potassium transporter 5 codes for MSNNTVVQDSIEETDHDEVTQDQLEEKNHSFPKLRSYDSLDLECAKVPGHHDRGSQDLEWSTILNLAFQSIGIIYGDIGTSPLYVYSSTFASGINHSDDILGVLSLIFYTITLIPLIKYVFIVLQANDNGEGGTFALYSLICRYARVSLIPSQQAEDSDVSNFKLQLPSNRLKRASKLKSKLENSNFAKTFLLIITMLGTSMVIGDGVLTPCISVLSAVGGIKEAKSTLSEETIVWTSIAILIGLFMVQRFGTDKVGYTFAPIICVWFTFIGGIGVYNFFKFDPTVVKAINPLYIIDYFRRNKKDAWVSLGGVVLATTGTEALFADVGHFTVRSVQISMCTVTYPALVLAYAGQASFLRKHENLVADTFFKSIPGPLYWPMFVVAVAAAIIASQAMISGTFSIIQQSLALGCFPRVKVVHTSTKYEGQVYIPEVNYLLMLACVGVTAGFKTTRRIGNAYGIAVVFVMTLTSSLVVLIMIMIWKTNILFAIAYVLIIGSVELLYLSSVLYKFDQGGYLPLAFAAVLMTVMYIWNNVYRKKYYYELDHKISSEKLKEITVNTNFSRIPGLAMFYSELVHGIPPIFKHYLANVSALHSVLVFVSIKSLPISKVPIEERFLFRRVEPRELHMFRCVVRYGYTDVHNERDTFEKTLLERLKEYIKEDTWLTQRLASNRAAAGKDTELEDGFVNKDIEHENMEQDGEGEQQEAVQKETELVDKAWQAGVVHLVGENEVIAGKGASTGKKILIDYAYNFMKKNLRQTDKVFEIPHKRLLKVGMTYEL; via the exons ATGTCCAATAACACTGTTGTCCAGGACTCCATAGAGGAAACTGATCATGACGAAGTTACTCAAGACCAACTCGAGGAAAAGAACCACTCATTTCCAAAGTTGCGCAGTTACGATTCCCTCGACCTGGAATGCGCCAAGGTTCCAGGCCACCATGACCGTGGGTCCCAG GATCTGGAGTGGTCGACGATCTTGAATCTAGCATTCCAAAGCATTGGCATAATATACGGAGATATCGGCACATCGCCTCTCTACGTATATTCCAGTACTTTCGCCAGTGGCATAAATCACAGCGATGACATATTGGGAGTTCTTTCTTTGATCTTCTATACGATCACTCTCATCCCTCTCATCAAATACGTCTTCATCGTCTTACAAGCCAATGATAACGGCGAAG GAGGAACATTTGCTCTCTACTCGCTGATATGCCGATACGCAAGGGTGAGTTTGATTCCGAGCCAACAAGCTGAGGATTCTGATGTCTCCAATTTCAAGCTGCAGTTGCCTAGCAATCGTCTTAAACGGGCATCAAAACTCAAGTCCAAGTTAGAGAACAGCAATTTTGCCAAAACGTTCCTCTTGATCATCACAATGCTCGGTACTTCCATGGTCATTGGCGATGGCGTCCTCACTCCTTGCATCTCAG TTTTGTCAGCCGTGGGAGGCATCAAGGAAGCTAAATCAACTCTGAGTGAAG AGACAATTGTCTGGACATCGATAGCTATCTTGATTGGCCTCTTCATGGTTCAGAGATTTGGAACTGACAAAGTGGGCTATACCTTTGCTCCTATAATTTGTGTTTGGTTCACATTCATTGGTGGAATTGGCGTTTACAACTTCTTTAAATTTGATCCAACAGTGGTTAAAGCCATAAATCCTCTGTACATTATAGATTACTTTAGGAGGAACAAAAAGGATGCATGGGTTTCCCTTGGCGGTGTCGTTCTTGCCACAACAG GAACGGAAGCATTGTTTGCTGATGTTGGCCATTTCACGGTTCGTTCCGTGCAAATAAGCATGTGCACCGTGACCTACCCGGCTTTAGTACTAGCATACGCTGGACAAGCTTCTTTCCTTCGTAAACACGAAAATTTAGTTGCTGATACCTTTTTCAAATCAATACCAG GCCCTCTGTATTGGCCAATGTTTGTGGTGGCAGTGGCGGCTGCAATTATAGCAAGTCAAGCCATGATTTCAGGGACTTTCTCTATAATCCAGCAATCACTCGCCCTAGGGTGTTTCCCTCGAGTGAAAGTTGTCCATACATCCACCAAGTATGAAGGACAAGTTTACATTCCTGAGGTTAATTACCTGCTGATGTTGGCTTGTGTGGGAGTTACTGCTGGTTTCAAGACTACTCGAAGGATCGGCAATGCATACG GAATTGCAGTGGTATTTGTAATGACTCTCACATCATCTTTGGTGGTTCTCATCATGATAATGATATGGAAAACCAACATACTTTTCGCAATTGCCTATGTTCTTATCATTGGTTCTGTGGAGCTACTATATTTGAGTTCAGTTCTATACAAATTTGATCAGGGAGGATACTTGCCATTGGCTTTTGCAGCAGTTTTAATGACTGTGATGTATATTTGGAACAATGTTTATCGAAAAAAGTACTATTATGAGCTTGATCACAAGATTTCTTCTGAAAAGTTGAAGGAGATAACTGTCAACACAAATTTCAGTAGAATTCCTGGGCTTGCCATGTTTTACTCGGAGCTTGTTCATGGTATCCCACCCATCTTCAAGCATTATTTGGCAAATGTATCAGCATTGCACTCGGTCCTTGTTTTCGTCTCTATCAAATCACTACCAATTAGCAAGGTTccaattgaagaaagatttcTTTTCCGACGAGTGGAACCAAGAGAGCTTCATATGTTTCGCTGTGTCGTTAGATATGGGTATACAGATGTGCACAATGAGCGAGACACTTTTGAGAAGACTTTACTAGAAAGATTGAAAGAGTATATCAAAGAAGACACTTGGTTAACTCAAAGGCTAGCTAGTAATAGGGCAGCAGCTGGAAAGGATACAGAGTTGGAGGATGGATTTGTCAACAAAGACATTGAACATGAGAACATGGAGCAAGATGGAGAAGGCGAGCAACAAGAGGCAGTGCAGAAAGAAACTGAATTAGTGGACAAAGCGTGGCAAGCTGGTGTTGTTCACTTGGTTGGTGAGAATGAGGTAATTGCAGGCAAAGGAGCTAGTACAGGGAAGAAGATTTTGATAGATTATGCTTACAAttttatgaagaaaaatttgagGCAAACTGATAAAGTGTTCGAAATTCCTCACAAACGGTTGCTTAAAGTTGGTATGACTTACGAGCTTTAG